From a single Silene latifolia isolate original U9 population chromosome 6, ASM4854445v1, whole genome shotgun sequence genomic region:
- the LOC141658990 gene encoding histone H2B.3-like, which translates to MAPKTDRKPAEKKPAEKAVAAEKAPAEKKPKAGKKLPKEAGAAAAGDKKKKRNKKSVETYKIYIFKVLKQVHPDIGISSKAMSIMNSFINDIFEKLAQESSKLARYNKKPTITSREIQTAVRLVLPGELAKHAVSEGTKAVTKFTSS; encoded by the coding sequence ATGGCACCAAAAACCGACAGAAAGCCGGCCGAGAAGAAACCTGCGGAGAAAGCCGTTGCAGCGGAGAAAGCCCCAGCGGAGAAGAAGCCGAAAGCCGGAAAGAAACTCCCAAAGGAAGccggagcagcagcagcaggtgacaagaagaagaagagaaacaAGAAGAGTGTTGAAACCTACAAGATCTACATCTTCAAGGTTCTGAAGCAAGTTCATCCTGATATCGGAATTTCGAGCAAGGCAATGAGCATCATGAACAGCTTCATCAACGACATCTTTGAGAAGCTTGCTCAGGAATCTTCTAAGCTTGCGAGGTACAACAAGAAGCCGACGATTACGTCAAGGGAGATTCAGACTGCTGTCAGACTTGTTCTTCCTGGTGAATTGGCCAAGCATGCTGTTTCTGAGGGGACTAAGGCTGTTACTAAGTTTACTAGTTCTTAG
- the LOC141658991 gene encoding glutathione S-transferase T1-like, which yields MAGEVVKIYGDRKSQPTRAIMLFSKLNGIDFEEITVELFNQEHLTPEFAEINPVKEIPVIYHGNFKLFESHAILIYLASVFHDVADHWYPTDVKKRALVHSLLDWHHSHLRRGAMGYLLNTILGPARGVTMNPQEAIECEKIFKSALSNLENYWIKDTSKFLLGFDQPSIADLSVVCELMQFEVLDEEEKNKIFGAYKKVQLWIENIKEATRPHFDQVHQHLLLVDRPRFREAVGRSPN from the exons ATGGCTGGAGAAGTTGTGAAGATTTATGGTGATCGCAAGTCTCAACCTACGCGAGCTATCATGCTCTTTTCCAA GCTTAATGGAATCGACTTTGAGGAGATCACTGTAGAGCTCTTCAATCAGGAACACTTGACTCCAGAATTTGCAG AAATAAATCCTGTGAAGGAAATTCCTGTGATATACCATGGCAATTTCAAGCTGTTCGAGAG TCATGCAATCCTGATATACCTTGCATCAGTATTTCATGATGTTGCAGATCACTG GTATCCAACCGATGTGAAAAAGAGGGCCTTAGTACATTCATTGTTGGATTGGCATCATTCTCATTTACGTCGTGGTGCAA TGGGATATCTGCTGAATACAATACTTGGACCAGCGAGAGGTGTTACGATGAACCCGCAAGAAGCAATTGAATGTGAAAAGATCTTCAAgtcagctttgtctaatttaGAGAATTACTGGATTAAAGACACATCCAAGTTTTTGTTGGGTTTTGATCAGCCATCAATAGCTGACCTTAGTGTTGTTTGCGAGCTTATGCAATTTGAG GTTTTGGATGAGGAggagaaaaacaaaatatttggGGCATACAAGAAAGTGCAGCTCTGGATTGAGAACATAAAAGAGGCGACAAGACCACATTTTGATCAAGTTCATCAACATCTTTTGTTAGTCGATCGCCCTCGGTTTAGAGAAGCTGTTGGCAGAAGCCCAAACTGA